From a region of the Besnoitia besnoiti strain Bb-Ger1 chromosome I, whole genome shotgun sequence genome:
- a CDS encoding gamma interferon inducible lysosomal thiol reductase (GILT) protein (encoded by transcript BESB_002270) — protein sequence MKLSSLFLSVALGGSSIGASAALNKREYRQIQLTSRDGERIKVDVMYESMCPFCQRLITEQLSRIMRSDIADYIDLRLYPYGNAVERGGEIKCQHGPDECHLNKVSACAIRELHKEPNQTMDVLTCIENIKGGADTEWRGCLTEAREKKSAIQDCVTSAKGAQLMKAVSAYSQTVGYEYVPWIEVDGKHSKQAEENLTEFLCKKIGKRGPHFCAMLSLLDTTHVLQDHQRCFKH from the exons ATGAAGCTCTCTTCGCTGTTCCTATCGGTTGCACTCGGTGGCTCCTCTATtggggcctccgcggctttgAATAAACGGGAATATCGGCAAATCCAGCTTACcagcagagacggcgagaggaTCAAGGTTGACGTTAT GTACGAGTCCATGTGTCCCTTTTGTCAGCGC CTAATCACAGAGCAGCTTTCGCGTATCATGAGAAGCGATATTGCTGATTACATCGACTTACGCTTGTATCCATACG GTAATGCTGTcgaacgcggcggcgaaatTAAATGCCAGCATGGGCCTGACGAGTGTCATCT GAACAAGGTATCAGCATGTGCAATCAGGGAGTTGCACAAGGAGCCCAATCAAACCATGGATGTTTTAACATG CATCGAAAATATAAAAGGGGGCGCCGATACAGAATGGAGAGGATGCCTCACCGAAgccagagaaaaaaagtCCGCGATCCAAG ATTGCGTCACTTCCGCGAAAGGTGCACAGCTCAT GAAAGCTGTGAGCGCGTACTCCCAGACCGTTGGTTATGAGTATGTACCGTGGATCGAAGTGGACGGTAAACACTCCAAGCAAGCTGAAGAGAATCTAACCGAGTTTCTGTGCAAAAA AATTGGCAAGAGGGGGCCACATTTCTGCGCGATGCTGTCCCTGCTGGACACGACGCACGTGCTTCAAGATCATCAGCGATGCTTTAAGCATTAA
- a CDS encoding hypothetical protein (encoded by transcript BESB_002280) — MVSLRVSTTMAGAKNEEVILTEGVCGPSAATRRGSFDVHAADRVVTAREKERKRLRQITEETGDQWRPDKFYTDELKTEKPWINPYEVMVKHLVHPPSEGELTPKADSSSSSSSISSDFDRARRKAKKKKKKAKKEAKKLKKERKKLKKKLKRLKA; from the exons ATGGTGTCTTTGCGCGTGAGCACAACGATGGCCGGGGCGAAGAACGAGGAGGTGATTCTCACCGAAGGCGTTTGCGGTCCGAGCGCAGCTACACGGAG GGGCTCGTTCGACGTCCACGCAGCTGACCGAGTGGTGACTgcgcgagaaaaagagcGGAAACGGTTGAGGCAGATCACAGAGGAAACCGGTGATCAGTGGCGGCCTGACAAGTTCTACACAGACGAATTGAAAACG GAGAAGCCGTGGATCAATCCCTACGAAGTTATGGTGAAGCACCTGGTACATCCGCCAAGCGAAGGAGA ACTGACTCCGAAAGCAGATTCGTCGTCAAGCAGCTCATCCATCAGCAGCGACTTCGatcgcgcgaggaggaaagccaagaagaaaaaaaagaaggcgaaaaaggaggcgaagaagcttaagaaggagagaaagaaactGAAGAAAAAGCTGAAACGCTTGAAGGCTTGA
- a CDS encoding hypothetical protein (encoded by transcript BESB_002290) yields MEGVEVLETPASSAGRGARSNEWRGEPTERSAALERLRVKVHPANRRFFDVLLEARRRTTSERQFQTYSRGLRALQLYPLPITTREEAEQIDGVGGFLSGLIFRVLRNAPLTAPGPLPPPAGGIEPEPASVPPPAVASVSSSSRSNESAEARDKCQHGAAGRRSTGAAGDRTASECDRVALSQQSASGSLQEYLKRQWRLAERLAVFLLSRRRKPLSKESRHPEGPGDRQSGHVQRGGTSCETGGNTSSEHDLAGDCSPVAATATSKQSADRRSNRNDLPMKCFRKGASAWTGLVCLYRLGAFGEKGVNRVQLKEAQEELSTLYPCRVASWSILETLQRQQLVAIRAPDPSVARAASARFSRQLKSAAEASASLTAACAMRLSSHDGEEAVHQHFNREGVDRADTRSGNEASSSVSSLARASDGTKADGVELPKGSAGRRRRESSRREQILRQKQERAAETEHGRLLKRHCRDHLELVSLTKEGEVWARRLAATVPELHSASASLQQPTGCAAAPQAEFEKECLSGGLPSDSQQSDCGCLSNDEGYIDGSNTGETLSDAFVDTCERVELRNAHDSDEDWSSSLEELDAKTLGSSRAETESEREATLSRRSRQRRSTRALSLGVARSADCRGEAPVVVLDDEEEEDKLQEVSLLTPVSGGARTWRQPSDSPAMCRRGRDPSNEAFHMSPIRVATHAAAGGTPRRNKRSVILSDLPVALPSAAGSLYVPENTPQRATAGLSSSANASGAPGRPGGAGVGSKVDELPQGWQPMGHAFQVCLVLDNRERVEHGAGWGGRSSRAEFLSGQLRRNGVLVELRPLPVGDALWVVQRLQTGPELGGAAQRLPQPGDVESSRQVDAGPREGQGFGADAVASAADHAASPLKKGGAAGEFVLPIIVERKTLRDLSTSIRDGRYEDQKYRLMHCSGVRRVLYLVEGLLEASPCPAVPLAAAGFAGQPRSFAGHLPSPPRLPGASRGGAGASGALSAAAGGRSFLGGPLSTSAATVAAEIAAVRTAQLKTQLVNGFSLLSTTCPAHTVAMLTRIHRRLARQFSSWAVAPVETGDQSVEGVSGGLAAFSVPCPSAPTQHAGQRGTLHHSESPPAGAGRSQTASSGAAGDAVTRLFLREGKSQATRPDFGGPGSLFSASPWGASEQEALIELLSWGQWLERNRQAAKSTVKEVFCRQLSVLPFLGKRGAAYIAQACGRPAAFARLLQQHPDDRRLRAALAVAAYSADHGAKGKEAPAGQGAAIPDEHRDASLQTPDRGRKRPLNGDPQREHEGAALETRTGEELPNSEKRRHLEAPQRARREGTQSVAPGSAASPRQQTISSKAIALCRLLYQPDVPSSVIEAVQPLAAATTENLAGKRWAACEATPPRQR; encoded by the exons ATGGAAGGTGTGGAGGTGCTGGAGACTCCCGCCAGCTCTGCAggtcgaggcgcgcgaagcaacGAGTGGAGAGGAGAACCAACTGAAAGATCCGCAGCACTGGAGCGCCTGAGGGTCAAGGTTCACCCGGCAAACCGACGCTTTTTTGACGTCCTgttggaggcgcggcggaggacgacaaGTGAACGGCAGTTTCAAACGTACAGCAGA GGTCTTCGAGCGCTTCAGTTGTATCCTCTCCCCATTACGActcgcgaggaggccgagcaAATTGACGGTGTGGGCGGATTTCTTTCGGGTTTGATCTTTAG AGTCCTCCGAAATGCGCCGCTCACTGCGCCAGGGCCGCTTCCACCCCCCGCGGGCGGCATCGAACCAGAGCCTGCTTCTGTTCCCCCTCCGGCAGTCGCTTCTGTTTCCAGCAGCTCCCGCTCGAATGAAAGCGCCGAAGCGCGCGACAAGTGCCAGCACGGTGCTGCTGGCCGCCGCTCAACCGGAGCGGCAGGCGATAGGACTGCCTCAGAATGCGACCGTGTGGCTCTCTCCCAGCAGTCAGCGTCGGGATCTCTTCAAGAGTATCTGAAGCGGCAGTGGCGCTTGGCTGAGCGTCTGGCGGTGTTCCTCTTGAGCAGGCGTCGTAAGCCTCTCTCGAAAGAAAGCAGGCATCCGGAGGGACCCGGAGACAGGCAATCTGGTCATGTGCAGCGTGGAGGGACGAGTTGTGAAACCGGAGGAAACACGTCGAGCGAGCACGACCTTGCGGGGGACTGCAGCCcggtcgcggcgacggccacGTCGAAGCAGTCTGCAGACCGACGCTCCAACAGGAACGATCTGCCCATGAAGTGCTTTCGGAAGGGCGCCAGTGCCTGGACGGGACTGGTGTGCCTCTACAGACTCGGGGCCTTCGGGGAGAAAGGCGTCAACCGCGTGCAGCTCAAGGAAGCGCAGGAGGAGCTCTCAACG CTTTATCCCTGCCGCGTGGCCTCGTGGAGCATTTTGGAGACCctccagcgccagcagctggtCGCGATTCGCGCTCCCGATCcttccgtcgcgcgcgcggcatcTGCCCGCTTTTCGCGGCAGCTCAAATCGGCTGCCGAGGCCTCGGCTTCCCTCACGGCTGCTTGCGCCATGAGGCTGTCGTCTCACGATGGCGAAGAGGCTGTGCATCAGCATTTCAACAGGGAAGGTGTCGACCGCGCAGACACCCGGAGCGGCAAcgaggcgagcagctcgGTCAGTTCGCTCGCGAGGGCCTCAGACGGAACGAAGGCAGACGGCGTGGAGCTCCCAAAGGGCAGtgcaggccggcggcggcgcgagagctcacgccgcgagcagatcctgaggcagaagcaggagcgcgcggcagagactgAACACGGCCGACTGCTCAAGCGACACTGCCGCGACCACCTCGAACTCGTCTCCCTCACGAAGGAAGGAGAAGTTTGGGCCCGCCGTCTCGCGGCTACGGTGCCCGAGCTGCACAGCGCTAGTGCcagtctgcagcagcccACCGGGTGCGCAGCCGCACCGCAGGCTGAGTTTGAAAAGGAGTGTCTGTCTGGAGGCTTGCCTAGCGACAGTCAGCAGTCGGACTGCGGTTGCCTTTCGAACGATGAGGGGTACATTGACGGCAGCAACACAGGGGAAACGTTGTCTGATGCTTTTGTGGATACCTGCGAACGAGTCGAACTCAGAAACGCCCATGATTCCGACGAGGATTGGTCGTCATCCCTTGAGGAGCTGGACGCCAAAACGCTGGGAAGCTCGAGAGCTGAAACGGAGTCAGAGCGTGAGGCGACCCTTTCCCGTCGGTCACGTCAGCGCCGCTCAACCAGAGCTTTGAGTCTTGGAGTGGCTCGCAGCGCCGACTGCCGTGGTGAAGCACCCGTCGTGGTGCTGgatgacgaagaggaagaagacaagcTTCAAGAGGTCTCTCTTCTTACGCCGGTGTCCGGAGGCGCACGAACGTGGCGTCAACCCAGCGATTCGCCAGCGATGTGCAGAAGAGGCCGGGATCCGAGCAACGAAGCATTCCACATGTCGCCAATTCGAGTAGCcacgcacgcagctgctggcggcaCCCCGAGAAGAAACAAGCGCTCTGTAATTTTGTCCGACCTTCCCGTCGCACTTCCGAGTGCCGCGGGGTCGCTTTACGTCCCAGAGAACAcaccgcagagagcgaccgcgggcctctcgtcttctgccaacgcgtctggcgcgccggGTAGGCCGGGAGGCGCGGGTGTGGGCTCGAAAGTCGACGAGCTTCCGCAGGGGTGGCAGCCTATGGGGCACGCATTCCAGGTCTGTCTGGTGCTGGACAACCGCGAGCGAGTCGAGCACGGCGCAGGCTGGGGCGGGCGGAGCAGCCGGGCGGAGTTCCTCTCTGGCCAGCTCCGCCGAAACGGCGTGCTTGTGGAATTGCGTCCGCTTCCAGTTGGCGACGCCCTGTGGGTCGTCCAGCGTCTGCAGACGGGGCCTGAActcggcggggcggcgcagcgccttccgcagccTGGCGACGTGGAGTCCTCTCGGCAGGTCGACGCAGGGCCGCGAGAGGGGCAGGGATTTGGAGCGGACGCGGTCGCCAGTGCAGCTGATCAcgcagcctctccgctgaagaagggcggcgcagcaggcgagttCGTGCTGCCGATCATAGTCGAGCGAAAGACGCTGCGCGACTTGAGCACTTCGATTCGAGACGGCCGCTACGAAGACCAAAAGTACCGACTCATGCACTGCTCAGGCGTGAGGCGGGTTCTGTACCTCGTCGAGGGCCTGCTCGAGGCTTCGCCGTGCCCTGCGgtgcctctcgcggccgcggggttCGCTGGCCAGCCACGCAGCTTCGCAGGGCATCTGCcatcgcctcctcggcttcccggggcgagccgaggcggcgccggagcctCAGGTGCCCTGAGTGCGGCAGCTGGCGGGCGGTCGTTTCTGGGCGGGCCGCTGTCGACGTCCGCTGCCACAGTGGCGGCGGAGATCGCCGCCGTGCGAACCGCGCAGCTCAAGACGCAACTTGTCAACGGTTTTTCCCTCCTCAGCACCACCTGCCCAGCGCACACTGTGGCAATGCTGACTCGGATTCAcaggcgtctggcgcggcaGTTTTCCTCGTGGGCGGTCGCCCCCGTCGAGACGGGCGACCAGAGTGTCGAGGGCGTCAGCGGGGGGCTAGCGGCCTTCAGTGTGCCCTGCCCTAGCGCTCCTACCCAGCACGCTGGTCAGAGAGGAACTCTGCACCACTCGgagtcgccgcctgcaggcgcagggcggTCGCAGACTGCTTCCTCAGGCGCAGCGGGTGACGCAGTGACGCGCCTGTTTCTCCGCGAGGGGAAGTCGCAAGCGACACGTCCCGACTTTGGCGGCCCGGGCAGCCTCTTCAGTGCGTCTCCATGGGGCGCCTCAGAGCAGGAGGCGCTCATCGAGCTTCTTTCGTGGGGCCAGTGGCTCGAGCGGAATCGGCAGGCTGCAAAGAGCACAGTAAAAGAGGTTTTTTGCAGGCAACTCAGTGTCTTGCCCTTCCTCGGCAAGAGGGGAGCTGCCTACATTGCGCAAGCGTGTGGTCGTCCTGCAGCAttcgctcgccttctccagcaGCATCCAGAcgaccgccgcctgcgtgcggCATTGGCTGTGGCGGCTTACTCAGCTGATCACGGAGCGAAAGGGAAGGAGGCACCTGCGGGACAGGGGGCCGCTATCCCCGATGAGCACCGCGACGCTTCTCTGCAGACTCCAGACAGGGGTAGAAAACGCCCGCTGAATGGAGATCCGCAGCGGGAGCACGAGGGCGCAGCATTGGAAACCCGGACAGGAGAGGAACTACCCAACAGCGAAAAACGCAGGCATCTCGAAGCCCCCCAACGTGCCCGCCGAGAAGGAACGCAATCCGTCGCTcctggcagcgccgcctccccacGACAACAAACGATTAGCAGCAAG GCCATAGCCCTATGCAGACTGCTTTACCAGCCAGACGTGCCCTCGTCTGTCATCGAGGCGGTGCAGCCGCTAGCCGCTGCAACGACAGAAAATCTCGCAGGCAAGCGCTGGGCGGCCTGCGAAGCCACCCCTCCCCGGCAGCGATGA